The Sediminispirochaeta smaragdinae DSM 11293 genome has a segment encoding these proteins:
- a CDS encoding sigma 54-interacting transcriptional regulator, with protein MSSIVFLVPSSSLIPKVSEVYNNLPNKRMFDFSIKCPTLEEAVNIDFTGQIIIARGYMAYTLQELHRGVTLIEIPMSGYDIIHAANEAFQTFHARKIAFITADSENYESFVIDSGNFPNIVGYSFREESEIIPCIEKAEEDGVGAIICGERVYSYAAKRHLPAVLIKMGKESIKSSILEAYRVFDANRENQIMVQRFKALLENVNQAVIALDDTNSITIYNHDAELLFRCPYSQVIGKPISTTCPELLDKKSGNFSQKMEDIILTIHDIKVIAHVSPITVDNVYTAAIVTFQKVSEIQRMEFSIRKQTRAKGHIAKAHFQDIIGKSPPLLRVIDLARYYSLTESNILLFGETGTGKELFAQSIHNMSMRGAGPFVAINCAALSESLLESELFGYVDGAFTGATKGGKVGLFELAHNGTIFLDEIGEISEPMQNRLLRVLEEREIMRLGDDSVIPVNIRIIAATNKNLEIMVKEGTFRKDLFYRLDVLRLNIPSLRERGDDILLLANHYLNLFDKRNNRYMHRFSPECSSLLLRYGWDGNIRQLRNICERLSVIVQKKDIDKEDLRLCLGSSGWEEPSQAMKMEDMLMREKLIEALPMYPTRQALADALGIDRTTLYRKLQKYNLS; from the coding sequence ATGTCGTCAATTGTTTTTCTCGTTCCGTCATCCAGTCTCATCCCAAAAGTGTCGGAAGTATATAATAATCTTCCCAATAAACGGATGTTTGATTTTTCCATAAAATGTCCCACGCTTGAAGAAGCCGTAAATATTGATTTCACAGGACAGATTATTATTGCACGCGGATACATGGCATATACGTTACAGGAGTTGCACAGAGGGGTGACACTTATTGAAATTCCGATGAGCGGATATGACATCATCCATGCTGCAAATGAAGCCTTTCAGACATTCCATGCAAGAAAAATTGCCTTTATCACCGCAGACAGTGAGAATTATGAATCCTTCGTTATTGATTCGGGGAACTTTCCCAATATCGTCGGATACAGTTTTCGTGAAGAATCCGAGATTATTCCCTGCATTGAGAAAGCCGAAGAAGACGGCGTCGGCGCCATAATATGCGGAGAACGCGTCTATTCCTATGCAGCGAAACGACACCTTCCTGCAGTGCTGATAAAAATGGGTAAAGAGAGCATCAAAAGCTCAATACTTGAAGCCTATCGTGTATTTGACGCAAATCGCGAAAACCAAATCATGGTACAACGGTTTAAGGCATTATTAGAAAATGTCAATCAGGCCGTAATCGCCCTCGACGATACAAACAGCATCACCATTTACAATCATGATGCGGAACTCCTGTTCAGATGTCCCTACAGTCAAGTCATTGGAAAACCGATTTCGACGACCTGCCCCGAATTACTTGATAAGAAATCCGGAAATTTTTCTCAGAAAATGGAGGATATCATCCTTACCATTCATGACATAAAAGTCATTGCACATGTTTCTCCAATAACCGTTGATAACGTCTATACGGCAGCGATCGTTACCTTTCAGAAAGTATCTGAGATTCAGCGGATGGAGTTTTCAATCCGTAAGCAGACGCGGGCGAAGGGACATATTGCCAAGGCACATTTTCAGGATATCATAGGGAAAAGCCCCCCCCTACTTCGAGTAATCGATTTGGCTCGTTATTACAGCCTTACGGAGTCAAATATTCTTTTATTCGGAGAAACAGGAACAGGTAAAGAGCTCTTTGCCCAGAGTATCCATAATATGAGCATGCGGGGTGCAGGCCCTTTTGTGGCGATTAATTGTGCGGCGCTCAGCGAGTCCCTGCTGGAGAGCGAACTGTTCGGTTATGTCGACGGTGCTTTTACCGGCGCAACAAAAGGCGGAAAGGTAGGTCTGTTTGAGCTGGCACATAACGGTACCATATTTCTGGATGAGATAGGAGAGATCAGCGAGCCTATGCAGAACCGCCTGCTGCGGGTGCTGGAAGAACGGGAAATCATGAGGCTCGGAGACGATTCCGTCATCCCTGTCAATATCAGAATCATAGCCGCAACAAATAAGAATCTGGAGATCATGGTAAAAGAGGGGACGTTCCGAAAAGATCTTTTCTACCGCTTGGATGTGCTCAGACTCAATATTCCGAGTCTGCGAGAACGGGGCGATGATATTCTTTTACTGGCAAACCATTATTTGAATTTGTTCGACAAAAGAAATAATCGGTATATGCATCGGTTTTCTCCTGAATGCAGTTCATTGTTGCTTCGATATGGCTGGGACGGAAATATTCGGCAGCTGAGAAACATATGCGAACGTCTGTCGGTCATCGTACAGAAAAAGGATATTGATAAAGAAGATCTGCGCCTTTGTCTCGGTTCGTCAGGTTGGGAAGAACCATCTCAAGCGATGAAGATGGAAGATATGCTGATGCGCGAAAAACTCATCGAAGCTCTTCCCATGTATCCCACGAGACAGGCGCTTGCGGATGCCCTGGGCATCGATCGAACAACTCTGTACAGAAAGCTGCAAAAATACAACCTTTCGTAG
- a CDS encoding sugar ABC transporter ATP-binding protein, with product MKTEEHLLELRNITKKYPGVLALDEVSMNVRRGEVHGLVGENGAGKSTLIKVLAGAHSPDSGEIVFDGESFPSLLPHEAMNLGIACIYQELNQVSYMTVTENIFLGRELKKGSFLDLGKQEELAKKVLRDFDLDIDPKTPMTMLGVGQCQMVEICKAVNASAKLIIMDEPTASLSEKETGELFRIIEKLREKNVTMIFISHRLEEVKSICDALTVMRDGQVVANKRIDEVSVDDIVKLMVGRDITNKYPKKSFPQGDVVLEVKNLTHKGVYEDISFKVHAGEILGVSGLVGAGRTEVARGLMGADPIDSGEVFINGQKVTIKSPRDSINAGIAFLTEDRKGQGLILLQSVEFNATLVSLKKFKKRKFFIDLPKLRKESVKMVNDLRIKVPDVLTVSSQLSGGNQQKVVIAKWLMTQAKIFIFDEPTRGIDVGAKIEVYNLINELVAEGAAVIMISSEMDECMGMADRIIVMHEGSLTGELVRDDFSQEKIMYAASGIPI from the coding sequence TTGAAAACCGAAGAACACTTGCTGGAATTGCGGAACATTACGAAAAAATACCCTGGTGTTTTGGCGTTGGATGAGGTGAGCATGAACGTCCGACGGGGTGAGGTTCATGGGCTCGTCGGTGAGAACGGTGCCGGAAAGTCAACGCTTATTAAGGTGCTTGCCGGTGCGCATTCTCCTGATTCTGGGGAGATTGTTTTCGACGGAGAAAGTTTTCCGTCTCTTCTTCCTCATGAAGCAATGAATCTTGGTATTGCCTGTATCTATCAGGAACTTAATCAAGTGTCGTACATGACGGTAACCGAGAATATTTTTCTCGGAAGGGAATTAAAAAAGGGAAGTTTTCTAGACCTGGGCAAACAGGAGGAATTAGCGAAAAAGGTCCTCAGGGATTTTGATCTTGATATCGATCCCAAAACGCCTATGACCATGCTCGGTGTTGGACAATGCCAGATGGTTGAGATCTGTAAGGCGGTAAATGCCTCGGCGAAACTCATCATCATGGATGAGCCTACGGCCAGTCTGAGTGAAAAAGAAACCGGAGAGTTGTTTCGAATCATTGAAAAGCTACGTGAAAAGAATGTCACAATGATTTTCATCTCTCATCGACTTGAAGAGGTGAAGTCTATTTGTGATGCTTTGACGGTCATGCGAGACGGCCAGGTCGTTGCAAACAAGAGAATCGATGAGGTTTCTGTCGATGATATTGTTAAGCTCATGGTCGGACGCGATATCACAAACAAGTATCCCAAAAAGAGCTTTCCTCAAGGCGATGTCGTTCTTGAAGTCAAAAATTTGACTCACAAGGGTGTCTATGAGGATATAAGCTTCAAGGTTCATGCCGGTGAGATTCTGGGAGTTTCCGGGCTGGTGGGAGCAGGCCGCACCGAGGTCGCCCGTGGTCTGATGGGCGCCGATCCGATCGATTCGGGGGAGGTCTTCATCAACGGACAGAAGGTGACTATCAAGTCACCTCGGGACTCCATTAATGCCGGCATTGCTTTCCTCACGGAGGATCGGAAGGGGCAGGGCCTGATTCTTCTTCAATCCGTTGAATTCAACGCTACCTTGGTCAGCCTTAAGAAGTTTAAGAAAAGAAAATTTTTCATTGATCTTCCAAAGCTTAGAAAAGAATCGGTCAAGATGGTTAATGACCTTCGTATCAAGGTGCCGGACGTTTTGACGGTTTCCAGCCAGTTGAGTGGAGGAAACCAGCAGAAGGTTGTCATCGCGAAATGGTTGATGACGCAGGCGAAAATTTTCATCTTTGATGAACCTACCCGCGGTATTGATGTTGGAGCGAAAATCGAAGTCTATAATCTTATCAACGAGCTGGTTGCCGAAGGGGCTGCCGTCATCATGATCAGTTCTGAGATGGATGAATGCATGGGTATGGCCGACAGGATTATCGTTATGCATGAAGGTTCTCTCACCGGAGAACTGGTTCGTGATGATTTCTCACAAGAGAAGATTATGTATGCTGCGTCCGGAATACCAATATGA
- a CDS encoding Gfo/Idh/MocA family protein, whose amino-acid sequence MDRLRCAAIGLGRLGWRHAANLAGTISGAELVAVSDVSVDACKRFSSVYPDVKVYMDYHDVLQRADIDAVIIASSTSMHAVMLRDAVASGKAIFCEKPLSLDLQEARELQRLVKEHGSFVQLGFMRRFDTGYAAAKERIESGAIGTPVSLLGISRDPSCPPIEFAKTSGGLVMDLCIHDIDLCRWFLGGEVTEVYARGAVVRYGALRSIGDIDHVNIDLSFSNGPLASVEGSRNSRYGYDVRTEVICTDGAAFIGKMQDEPVVMMDAKGVSMKTVPGFLERFEQAYRSEMERFVEDVLTHNPPAVGVDDGVAAMEIAEAAQTSLVSGRTVALGRR is encoded by the coding sequence GTGGACAGATTGAGATGTGCGGCCATAGGTTTGGGGCGATTAGGTTGGCGACATGCGGCAAATCTTGCCGGTACCATATCCGGTGCGGAGCTTGTTGCCGTTTCGGATGTATCGGTTGATGCCTGCAAACGCTTTTCTTCCGTCTATCCGGATGTGAAGGTTTATATGGACTATCATGACGTACTGCAACGTGCGGATATTGATGCGGTAATTATCGCTTCCTCTACAAGTATGCATGCCGTGATGCTTCGTGATGCAGTAGCTTCCGGAAAGGCTATTTTTTGTGAAAAGCCACTTTCGCTTGATCTGCAGGAGGCTCGGGAACTTCAGCGTCTGGTAAAAGAGCATGGAAGCTTTGTTCAACTTGGTTTTATGCGTAGATTCGACACCGGCTATGCAGCTGCGAAAGAACGCATTGAATCGGGTGCCATTGGAACCCCTGTTTCTCTGTTGGGGATCAGTCGTGATCCATCCTGTCCCCCTATCGAGTTTGCAAAAACCAGTGGAGGCTTGGTCATGGATCTTTGCATTCATGATATCGATTTATGCCGCTGGTTTCTCGGAGGTGAGGTCACCGAGGTATATGCACGGGGGGCGGTCGTTCGTTATGGAGCGTTACGGTCCATAGGTGATATCGATCACGTGAATATCGATCTTAGCTTTTCGAACGGGCCCCTGGCGTCTGTCGAGGGTAGTCGCAATTCGCGATACGGTTACGATGTGCGAACGGAAGTGATCTGTACCGATGGCGCGGCCTTTATCGGTAAAATGCAAGATGAACCAGTGGTAATGATGGATGCAAAGGGTGTTTCCATGAAAACCGTGCCCGGTTTTCTTGAGCGCTTTGAGCAGGCATACCGCTCCGAGATGGAGCGTTTTGTGGAGGATGTTCTTACACATAATCCTCCGGCCGTTGGTGTGGATGATGGAGTAGCGGCGATGGAGATTGCCGAGGCGGCACAAACTTCTTTGGTGTCCGGCCGTACTGTAGCGTTAGGGAGGAGATAA
- a CDS encoding ABC transporter permease yields MSTNTTNEGASKEQQTVTQSEGGANGNQPKKKKRRGSLGIILSLIVLCAIISILSPRFLTLANLKNVLSQATVSAVISVGEFLAILTAGIDLSIGSILALSIMMMGIFAVNLGINPIVAMLLCLAVGSLFGLVNGLLLTKLKLPHPFISTMGTKMIARGLALAVTAAAPISGFALSIQYLGSSSIGPIPASVLLVVIVYAVMYIFMTYTAVGRHIYAVGGNVEASRLSGINVDKVLCIVYTLSGFMSALAGILLVGRVNAAYPLAGTDYETDAIAAVIIGGASFAGGVGKILNTIIGVMIIAVLRNGLNLLNVDSAYQTVAIGVVIILAVYLDVLRQAAAKRA; encoded by the coding sequence ATGAGTACGAACACAACAAACGAAGGTGCGTCCAAGGAGCAGCAGACAGTGACGCAATCCGAAGGTGGAGCAAACGGAAATCAGCCGAAAAAGAAGAAGCGAAGGGGAAGTTTAGGCATTATTCTGAGTCTGATCGTCCTTTGTGCGATCATTTCGATTCTTTCTCCAAGATTTCTGACGCTTGCCAACTTGAAAAATGTCTTGTCGCAGGCAACGGTCAGTGCCGTTATTTCCGTCGGTGAATTCCTGGCTATTCTGACAGCCGGTATTGATCTTTCGATAGGATCGATCCTTGCCCTTTCCATCATGATGATGGGAATATTTGCCGTCAATCTGGGGATTAACCCAATTGTGGCTATGTTACTTTGCCTTGCCGTTGGAAGTTTATTCGGTTTGGTAAATGGCCTTCTTCTTACAAAGTTGAAGCTTCCCCATCCCTTTATTTCAACCATGGGTACCAAGATGATCGCCCGAGGCCTTGCCCTGGCCGTTACGGCGGCCGCGCCGATCAGTGGATTTGCTCTTTCCATCCAGTATTTGGGAAGTAGCTCCATCGGGCCGATTCCCGCAAGTGTCCTTTTGGTTGTTATTGTGTATGCAGTTATGTACATTTTTATGACATATACGGCTGTAGGGCGTCATATCTATGCGGTCGGTGGAAATGTCGAAGCGAGCCGCTTAAGTGGTATCAATGTTGACAAGGTACTGTGCATTGTCTATACCCTCAGCGGTTTTATGTCGGCACTTGCCGGTATCCTTCTTGTAGGGCGTGTGAATGCCGCCTATCCCCTTGCCGGTACCGATTACGAGACCGACGCTATTGCGGCCGTTATTATCGGTGGTGCCAGTTTCGCCGGTGGTGTCGGAAAAATCTTGAATACGATTATCGGTGTCATGATCATTGCTGTTCTGCGCAATGGTTTGAATTTGCTCAATGTCGATTCGGCATACCAGACGGTTGCCATCGGTGTTGTCATTATCTTGGCTGTTTACCTCGACGTTTTGCGGCAGGCAGCTGCAAAGCGTGCATGA
- a CDS encoding sugar ABC transporter substrate-binding protein — translation MKKVCVSLLTLAFALTSLNIFAQGGQESADSKDGGKMEIAVVLKTLSSEYWKRVVKGADEAAAKYDVELIKLGPPTEDAVEQQINMVQDALTAKPAALVFSPSQPPTAVNVLRSAKDMGIPVILVDTPMGDLAEYDTFIGTENYTAGKSGGEALIKALGKTSGAAVLIEGAPGNPTTTERADGAGDAFEAAGIEVVARQPGYSDREKAYTVMQNILQVNKNVDIVFCSNDEMALGALRALQQAGTKALVMGVDGNKDALKSILEDGLFGTVAQKPEMMGYLGVENAIKAAKGETIEKRIDSGVDIITKENAQAALDSQS, via the coding sequence ATGAAAAAGGTATGTGTGAGTCTCTTGACTCTGGCATTCGCGCTGACTTCGTTGAATATCTTCGCCCAGGGCGGTCAGGAATCGGCTGATAGTAAAGACGGCGGCAAGATGGAAATTGCTGTGGTTCTGAAAACCTTGAGCAGTGAATATTGGAAACGTGTTGTTAAGGGAGCTGATGAAGCTGCTGCAAAGTACGATGTCGAACTGATTAAGCTTGGCCCGCCGACCGAAGATGCTGTTGAGCAGCAGATCAACATGGTCCAAGATGCCCTGACTGCAAAACCTGCGGCTCTGGTTTTCTCTCCCTCTCAGCCTCCGACGGCTGTCAATGTTCTTCGTTCTGCCAAGGATATGGGAATCCCTGTTATCCTGGTTGATACCCCCATGGGTGATCTTGCCGAGTATGATACCTTTATCGGTACCGAAAACTACACCGCAGGAAAGTCTGGTGGTGAGGCTCTTATAAAAGCTTTGGGAAAAACGAGTGGTGCTGCAGTCCTTATCGAAGGCGCTCCCGGTAACCCCACGACAACCGAGCGAGCCGATGGTGCCGGTGATGCTTTCGAGGCTGCCGGAATCGAAGTAGTTGCTCGTCAGCCCGGATACAGCGACCGAGAAAAAGCTTATACCGTTATGCAGAATATCTTGCAGGTCAACAAGAATGTTGATATCGTCTTTTGCTCAAACGATGAGATGGCCCTTGGTGCTCTTCGTGCTCTTCAGCAGGCAGGAACAAAAGCATTGGTCATGGGTGTAGACGGCAACAAAGACGCTCTGAAATCAATCCTGGAAGATGGCCTTTTCGGGACTGTCGCTCAGAAGCCTGAAATGATGGGGTACCTCGGAGTAGAAAATGCCATCAAGGCAGCAAAGGGCGAAACGATTGAAAAGCGCATCGATAGTGGTGTCGACATCATCACCAAAGAAAATGCACAGGCTGCTCTTGATAGCCAGTCCTAA
- a CDS encoding sigma-54-dependent Fis family transcriptional regulator produces MVTNAKEIILIAPYDDLYATASNLVVSKGYHQVEVVKGDLDEGMSIATEKIDQGAKVIISRGGTFSLIQNAVNVPVVELRISVYDLMASYPQLMKLDEPIACIGYKNIISGFDLVSDLGKNVKTIEITHESDVGTLISECVREGITVFAGGAIVGRICESRGLRCYIWASSEYAIIAAMDEALRILNASKREIELVNRYLTLTDYVHDGFIATNEENQVILMNVPAQKILEVNKADVVGRSIESLYPYGKVMEEIGLGRQLIDEIRTLNNKSVTISTIPILVNHEQRGSVTVFQEIAKLQNREQKVRMKLVEKGFTAKHSFNSIFYKSKKIEHCIAIAKKFSLYDCPVLIEGSTGVGKELFSQSIHNYSHRKNSPFVAVNCAALSHSLLESELFGYEEGSFTGSRKGGKAGVFEMAHRGTLFLDEISELPVDMQGRLLRVIQEREVVRLGGDKVIPLDVRLVCATNKDLRQLVEEGLFRRDLLFRINTLRFRVPPLNERPADIPVLAQKFLERYNLQYAKDIKGFTSEALDFLVHYHYAGNVRELRGIVERSVILCEGRLIGRSDVLFDFDEDAEPPVVLEKPEAIETIAASGMSLRKLEQWYVQQIFEQTGKSQEQTCKILGISRTTLWKKLKESVDMFNI; encoded by the coding sequence ATGGTGACAAACGCAAAAGAGATTATTTTGATTGCTCCGTACGACGATCTTTACGCTACTGCATCCAATTTGGTTGTATCAAAAGGATATCATCAAGTTGAAGTTGTCAAAGGCGATCTAGATGAAGGAATGAGCATTGCCACAGAGAAAATTGATCAAGGAGCAAAGGTTATTATCAGCAGGGGAGGTACATTCTCCCTCATCCAGAATGCGGTTAACGTACCGGTGGTAGAACTGCGAATCAGCGTGTATGACCTTATGGCAAGTTATCCCCAGCTCATGAAACTTGACGAACCCATTGCCTGCATAGGATATAAAAATATTATTTCCGGTTTCGATCTGGTCAGTGATCTGGGGAAGAACGTCAAAACTATTGAAATCACCCATGAGTCGGATGTGGGGACCTTGATTAGTGAATGTGTGCGGGAGGGGATTACCGTTTTTGCAGGAGGTGCAATTGTCGGCCGTATTTGTGAATCCCGTGGACTGCGCTGCTACATTTGGGCCAGCAGCGAATATGCAATAATAGCTGCCATGGATGAGGCTCTGCGGATTCTCAATGCCTCCAAACGTGAAATAGAACTGGTCAATCGGTATCTTACCCTGACCGATTATGTCCACGACGGCTTTATTGCCACAAATGAAGAAAATCAGGTTATCCTGATGAATGTTCCTGCACAGAAAATTCTTGAGGTAAACAAGGCCGATGTGGTGGGGCGATCCATAGAGTCTCTTTATCCCTACGGCAAGGTGATGGAAGAGATAGGACTGGGACGCCAGCTCATCGACGAAATTCGCACCCTGAACAACAAATCTGTTACCATCAGTACCATCCCGATTCTTGTTAACCATGAACAACGGGGTTCTGTAACGGTTTTTCAAGAGATTGCAAAGCTACAAAACCGTGAGCAAAAAGTCCGCATGAAGTTGGTTGAGAAGGGGTTTACCGCAAAACATTCCTTCAATTCCATTTTTTATAAAAGCAAAAAAATCGAACATTGTATTGCCATTGCGAAAAAATTCAGCCTCTACGACTGTCCTGTTCTTATCGAAGGAAGTACGGGAGTCGGCAAGGAACTTTTTTCCCAGAGCATCCACAATTACAGCCATCGTAAAAACTCGCCATTTGTTGCTGTCAACTGTGCAGCCCTGTCTCACTCGCTTCTAGAAAGCGAGTTGTTTGGCTACGAGGAGGGGTCGTTTACCGGCAGCCGGAAAGGAGGCAAGGCAGGGGTCTTTGAGATGGCCCATCGTGGGACGCTTTTTCTCGATGAAATCAGTGAATTACCGGTAGACATGCAGGGGCGACTTTTGCGGGTCATTCAGGAGCGCGAAGTGGTCCGTCTTGGTGGTGATAAGGTAATCCCTCTTGATGTTCGGCTGGTCTGCGCGACAAATAAAGATTTGCGGCAGCTTGTGGAAGAAGGATTATTTCGCAGAGATTTGTTGTTTCGCATTAATACGCTCCGTTTTCGTGTCCCTCCCCTAAATGAACGACCGGCTGATATTCCCGTGTTGGCACAAAAATTTCTGGAACGGTACAATCTCCAGTACGCAAAGGATATCAAAGGATTTACTTCAGAGGCCCTTGATTTCTTGGTGCACTATCATTATGCGGGTAATGTTCGTGAACTACGCGGTATTGTGGAGCGTTCGGTCATCCTCTGCGAGGGGCGCCTGATTGGCCGCAGTGATGTTCTTTTCGATTTTGATGAAGATGCTGAACCTCCCGTCGTTTTGGAAAAGCCTGAAGCCATCGAAACCATCGCTGCTTCCGGCATGAGCCTGAGGAAGCTTGAGCAGTGGTACGTGCAGCAGATATTCGAGCAGACAGGCAAGTCCCAAGAGCAGACCTGTAAAATTCTTGGTATATCCCGTACGACCCTCTGGAAGAAGCTGAAGGAATCCGTCGATATGTTTAATATCTAA
- a CDS encoding four-carbon acid sugar kinase family protein: MIIIADDLTGANDTAIQYHNSGISTIVGIRPQLDITTDRFAEYEVIAANTDSRSMSVHDAYETVYRITKSYHELRQSDTIYKKVDSVLRGNPGAELAAAMDAIGCKLAFVAPAYPENNRIVQDGILHAGDDSFAAVGLFSEQMNHKVEGVPHTRVAMDLDHLTDYLLHRIRQGGEVFVFDSSTDEDLSRIYQATKRIAAQKILCGSAGLARFVGKDIASNQPQTDVVIPHTPNDIVLVVAGTRHSTTRMQISSAARHYREPIIQYDGCCEASFEKTLAEAQRHIGTGSSVIFIAVAGLFRDFTVSQRESSEQYSLARTISANLGRIVRDLYVRYTVKGIILTGGDTALQVAQSLDAYGIEPLFEVAAGVPLGKLIGGRAEGLLVVTKSGGFGSEHAIADSIASILNHSEQEQAQ; this comes from the coding sequence ATGATCATCATTGCAGACGACCTTACTGGAGCGAACGATACAGCTATCCAATATCACAATAGCGGTATTTCCACCATTGTTGGTATCCGACCTCAATTGGATATTACTACCGATAGATTTGCAGAATACGAAGTGATCGCCGCCAACACCGACAGCCGTTCCATGTCCGTTCATGATGCATATGAAACGGTGTATCGAATAACAAAAAGTTATCATGAACTGCGACAATCGGATACGATCTACAAGAAAGTTGATTCTGTACTTCGGGGAAACCCTGGCGCCGAGCTTGCTGCAGCTATGGATGCCATTGGCTGTAAGCTTGCCTTTGTTGCTCCTGCATATCCTGAAAACAACAGGATTGTTCAGGATGGAATACTTCATGCGGGAGATGACTCTTTTGCTGCCGTGGGCCTTTTTTCCGAACAGATGAATCACAAGGTAGAAGGAGTACCCCATACACGTGTCGCCATGGATCTCGACCATCTGACGGACTATCTTCTGCATCGCATCCGGCAGGGAGGAGAAGTATTTGTCTTTGATAGCAGCACCGACGAGGATTTGAGCCGTATTTATCAAGCGACAAAACGCATTGCTGCTCAGAAAATCCTTTGTGGCAGTGCGGGACTTGCCCGGTTTGTCGGAAAGGATATAGCCAGCAATCAACCGCAAACGGATGTCGTAATCCCCCATACACCGAATGATATTGTTTTGGTTGTTGCTGGAACCCGTCACAGTACCACCAGGATGCAGATCTCTTCTGCGGCCCGACACTATCGGGAACCGATCATCCAGTATGATGGTTGTTGTGAAGCATCGTTTGAAAAGACTCTTGCGGAGGCCCAGCGGCACATCGGGACAGGTTCTTCGGTTATTTTTATTGCCGTTGCTGGGCTGTTTCGTGATTTTACCGTCAGCCAGAGGGAAAGCAGTGAACAATACTCGCTTGCGCGTACTATTTCTGCCAATCTTGGCAGAATAGTGAGAGATCTATATGTCAGATATACGGTCAAGGGCATTATCCTCACCGGCGGGGATACCGCCTTGCAGGTAGCCCAGTCCCTGGACGCATACGGTATAGAGCCTTTGTTTGAGGTTGCTGCCGGTGTTCCCCTGGGGAAGCTTATAGGTGGTCGGGCCGAGGGCCTGCTTGTGGTAACAAAATCTGGCGGCTTTGGCTCGGAACATGCCATCGCCGACAGCATTGCCAGTATCCTGAATCACAGTGAACAGGAACAGGCGCAATAG
- a CDS encoding iron-containing alcohol dehydrogenase codes for MTCAIQIPSSIHAGKGSIDTLSEIIERDSVKRIVLFTDKGVRNAGLCERALSICNAHKVEYQIFDGIAAEPSVQDVDRVIQAASDVNADLLLAIGGGSVMDTAKLASVLIGASYTLQDLLRDASQARKMIRSIMVPTTCGTGSEATCNAIVAIPEERSKKGIVNTVMIPDEVILDVNMIARLPKGSIAATGVDALAHGIECYTSKKATMLSNIYALACVKLIFSSIERAYVDPDAFEAKMHMMLGAFYGGIAITGSGTTAVHALSYPLGGKYHIPHGVSNAMLFAPVMAFNRDACVQQLSEICDAVNPHMASASCDEKSLYVVDRIAQVVKNTEIPVSLEKFGITTEDIDSLVTAGSQQQRLLVNNQKELSLDDIRSIYQQVL; via the coding sequence ATGACTTGTGCAATTCAGATTCCTTCAAGTATCCATGCTGGGAAGGGGAGCATTGATACCCTTTCCGAAATTATAGAAAGAGATTCGGTTAAACGTATCGTCTTGTTCACCGACAAGGGAGTCAGAAATGCCGGCTTGTGCGAACGAGCTCTTTCAATATGCAATGCTCACAAGGTCGAATATCAGATTTTTGATGGAATTGCCGCTGAGCCCTCCGTACAGGATGTCGATAGGGTCATACAGGCTGCCTCTGATGTCAACGCAGATCTTCTGCTCGCCATTGGTGGTGGATCAGTCATGGATACTGCCAAGTTGGCCTCTGTTCTTATAGGCGCTTCCTATACTTTGCAGGATCTACTGCGTGACGCCTCGCAGGCTAGAAAGATGATACGCAGTATCATGGTTCCCACCACCTGCGGAACCGGGTCGGAAGCCACCTGCAATGCGATTGTGGCCATTCCCGAGGAGCGTTCCAAAAAGGGTATTGTAAATACTGTCATGATTCCCGATGAAGTCATTCTTGACGTCAACATGATTGCCCGACTGCCCAAAGGCAGCATTGCGGCCACGGGAGTGGATGCCCTTGCCCATGGAATAGAGTGTTATACCTCCAAGAAGGCCACGATGCTTTCGAATATCTATGCCCTGGCATGTGTAAAATTAATCTTTTCCAGTATTGAACGTGCATATGTTGATCCGGATGCTTTTGAAGCAAAGATGCATATGATGCTTGGAGCCTTCTATGGAGGGATTGCCATTACGGGGAGCGGGACGACGGCGGTTCATGCCCTGTCCTATCCACTGGGAGGGAAATACCATATTCCACACGGTGTTTCCAATGCAATGTTATTCGCTCCCGTCATGGCTTTTAATCGCGACGCCTGTGTCCAGCAGTTAAGTGAAATTTGTGATGCCGTCAATCCCCATATGGCTTCGGCCTCTTGTGACGAGAAGTCTCTTTATGTTGTGGATCGTATAGCCCAGGTCGTCAAGAACACCGAGATCCCCGTCAGCCTGGAGAAATTCGGTATTACTACGGAGGATATAGATTCCCTGGTAACGGCGGGAAGCCAGCAGCAGCGGCTTCTTGTCAATAATCAGAAAGAGCTGAGCCTTGATGATATCCGATCCATCTACCAACAGGTATTATAA